The Takifugu flavidus isolate HTHZ2018 chromosome 21, ASM371156v2, whole genome shotgun sequence genome has a window encoding:
- the chrac1 gene encoding chromatin accessibility complex protein 1: MSGNTPEKDDPTSANKKTISLPISRVRLIMKSSPDVSSINQDALFLTTKATELFVQHLALASFNHGSGKESNSLSYSDLAHTAEKTETFHFLTDILPKKILARDYLKTLEQMQEEDADV, encoded by the exons ATGTCCGGCAACACTCCCGAAAAAGATGACCCAACGTCTGCTAACAAGAAAACCATCTCGCTGCCGATTTCCAGGGTAAGGCTGATCATGAAGAGCTCCCCGGACGTGTCGAGCATCAACCAGGACGCTCTTTTTCTCACCACCAAGGCAACA GAGTTGTTTGTTCAGCATCTTGCCCTGGCCTCATTCAACCACGGCTCCGGAAAAGAAAGCAACTCTCTTTCATACAGCGATCTGGCTCACACGGCGGAGAAAACGGAGACCTTCCACTTCCTCACAG ACATCCTACCTAAGAAGATTTTGGCTCGCGATTACCTCAAAACTTTGGAGCAAATGCAAGAAGAGGACGCTGACGTTTAG
- the gatad1 gene encoding GATA zinc finger domain-containing protein 1 produces the protein MPLGLKPCCAVCKTNSSPMWKKGNQGEILCNSCTGKNSSGGPSGPLISSSIPPSNGGGKQSKQEIHRRSARLRSTKYKAPASEKKVSTKGKGRRHIFKLKNPIKAPESVATIITSESVFYKGVYYQTGDVIKVTDEEDGKPYYAQIRGFMQDQYCEKSAALTWLIPTQSSPKDQFDPGTYIVGPEEDLPRKLEYLEFVCHAPSEYFKSRSSPFPTIPIRPEKGYIWTHIGSTPAFTVKESVKQRLTKEITSSLV, from the exons ATGCCGCTGGGTTTGAAACCATGCTGTGCAGTCTGCAAGACGAACTCCTCGCCGATGTGGAAGAAAGGGAACCAAGGGGAAATCCTCTGCAACAGCTGCACAGGAAAGAACAGCAGTGGTGGACCTTCAGGACCACTCATTTCTTCAAGCATTCCCCCCAGCAATGGCGGGGGAAAGCAG TCCAAGCAGGAGATCCACAGAAGGTCTGCACGACTCCGAAGCACCAAATATAAAGCTCCCGCCTCTGAGAAGAAGGTGTCAACAAAAGGAAAGGGAAGAAGGCACATATTCAAACTCAAAAAT ccaATCAAAGCACCGGAATCGGTCGCAACGATCATCACATCAGAATCAGTATTTTATAAG GGTGTGTACTACCAGACTGGAGATGTGATTAAGGTAACGGATGAGGAGGACGGGAAGCCTTACTATGCCCAGATTCGAGGCTTCATGCAAGACCAGTACTGTGAAAAGAGTGCAGCGCTGACGTGGTTGATCCCCACTCAGTCCAGCCCAAAAGACCAGTTTGATCCTGGGACGTACATCGTCG GGCCAGAGGAGGATCTACCCAGAAAGCTGGAGTACCTGGAATTTGTGTGCCACGCCCCTTCAGAATATTTTAAGTCACGGAGCTCCCCGTTCCCGACCATCCCAATCCGACCAGAAAAAGGTTACATCTGGACACACATTGGTTCCACACCAGCCTTCACTGTCAAAGAGTCG GTCAAGCAACGATTGACTAAAGAAATAACGTCATCGCTTGTTTag